From Cystobacter fuscus DSM 2262, one genomic window encodes:
- a CDS encoding cytochrome P450 — translation MSTGADIDLMSEGFFANPFPTFERLRAQRPVYFFEPFQCFILTRGADIEAFTRSPCFSSRRADALFGSMGMLGEDEATKKMVSVWSRLVFFQDPPRHTLLRQLVMKGFTPAAIEHFRPQLVSLVERALEKGRRQGEMDVVADFAEPIALNTIAELFALPEADRPRFMDWSRDLLKPAGAGVGSDEARNAVRRTTNDMADYLADLVEKRRAAPGEDLISQLIAGEQGHPQLAGEAVIQSFQMIGAGFVTSTNQLTNTLLALLRHPEQLHVLRRDPGLIRGAIEEGLRHEPAVMSINRVCVEDTEISGTRIPKGRIVYAMVAAANRDPSIFPDPERFDITRAPNRHMTFGVGAHYCPGASLVRLEVEEALRALLTLPRWELTGRPYDYQGSNFNDRGPSSLHLRFPATTR, via the coding sequence ATGAGTACAGGCGCCGATATCGATTTGATGAGCGAGGGCTTCTTCGCCAACCCCTTCCCTACTTTCGAGCGGTTGCGCGCCCAGCGGCCCGTCTACTTCTTCGAACCCTTCCAGTGCTTCATCCTCACGCGTGGCGCCGACATCGAGGCGTTCACCAGGAGCCCGTGCTTCTCCTCGCGGCGCGCGGACGCGCTGTTCGGGAGCATGGGGATGCTGGGGGAGGATGAGGCGACGAAGAAGATGGTCTCGGTCTGGTCGCGGCTCGTCTTCTTCCAGGATCCCCCCCGCCACACGCTGCTGCGCCAGCTCGTCATGAAGGGCTTCACGCCCGCGGCGATCGAGCACTTCCGGCCCCAACTCGTGTCGCTCGTGGAGCGAGCCCTGGAGAAGGGGCGGCGACAGGGGGAAATGGACGTCGTCGCGGACTTCGCCGAGCCCATCGCCCTCAACACCATCGCCGAGCTGTTCGCGCTCCCCGAAGCGGATCGGCCGCGGTTCATGGACTGGTCGAGGGATCTGCTCAAGCCCGCGGGCGCGGGGGTCGGCTCGGACGAGGCGAGGAACGCCGTGCGGCGCACCACCAACGACATGGCGGACTACCTGGCGGACCTCGTCGAGAAGCGCCGGGCAGCGCCCGGAGAGGATCTCATCAGCCAGCTCATCGCGGGAGAGCAGGGCCATCCCCAGCTCGCGGGCGAGGCCGTCATCCAGTCCTTCCAGATGATTGGCGCCGGCTTCGTCACGTCGACGAACCAGCTCACCAACACGCTCCTCGCGCTGCTGCGTCACCCCGAGCAGTTGCATGTCTTGCGGCGGGACCCGGGCCTCATCCGGGGCGCCATCGAGGAAGGCTTGCGCCATGAACCAGCCGTCATGTCCATCAACCGGGTGTGCGTGGAGGACACGGAGATCAGCGGCACGAGGATTCCCAAGGGGCGGATCGTCTACGCGATGGTCGCCGCGGCCAACCGCGATCCCTCCATCTTCCCCGACCCGGAGCGCTTCGACATCACCCGCGCGCCCAACCGGCACATGACCTTCGGGGTCGGCGCCCACTACTGTCCGGGGGCCTCCCTCGTTCGGCTCGAGGTCGAGGAAGCCCTGCGCGCCCTGCTCACGCTGCCGCGCTGGGAGCTCACCGGCAGGCCCTACGACTACCAGGGCTCCAACTTCAATGATCGCGGGCCCAGCTCGCTGCACCTGCGCTTTCCGGCCACCACACGCTGA
- a CDS encoding Pectate lyase precursor: MNIHVKGMCSLSMALGLAFSAIPATDARAAGITDYNLTGFSAGNTGGGVISESDTARYKKVYTATELAQALKKGSGVKVVEIMNDLNLGWNELPSAAKVSPISSHNAALTHPVLLQSGVSKINVDGFNGLTIFSANGARLKHVAITIKRSSNVIIRNLEFDELWEWDEKTKGDYDSNDWDYLTLEESSKVWIDHCTFNKAYDGLVDSKKGTSGVTISWSTFKGDDGSATSFVARQFDALEANKSAYPMYNHLRGSAVGLSKQDIIAIAGAQKKGHLVGSTEFASDNPNLSITLHHNYYKDIQDRMPRLRGGNAHAYNIVMDSAGAWAAKSKITSAMATAISSKGYHFTVTSNGAISTESGAVLVEKSHIIDVQYPVRNNQTDPEDASYTGKIRAIDTIDSLNGVAFRGSSDASGSPLSPVPADVKDFSWNGFSTLPYSYTPEDPSTLKSRLTAADGAGAGKLTWTKSQWLKTSY, encoded by the coding sequence ATGAACATTCATGTCAAGGGGATGTGCAGCCTGTCGATGGCCTTGGGCCTGGCGTTCTCCGCCATTCCCGCCACGGATGCTCGGGCCGCCGGAATCACTGATTACAACCTCACGGGGTTCTCCGCTGGCAACACCGGTGGTGGAGTGATCAGCGAGTCGGACACCGCCCGCTACAAGAAGGTCTACACCGCGACGGAGCTCGCCCAGGCCTTGAAGAAGGGCTCGGGCGTCAAGGTCGTGGAGATCATGAATGATCTCAACCTGGGCTGGAACGAGCTCCCCTCCGCGGCCAAGGTCTCGCCCATCTCCTCCCACAACGCGGCGTTGACCCATCCCGTGCTCCTGCAGTCGGGGGTCAGCAAGATCAACGTGGACGGCTTCAACGGGCTGACCATCTTCTCGGCCAACGGCGCCCGGCTCAAGCACGTGGCCATCACGATCAAGCGCAGCTCGAACGTCATCATCCGCAACCTGGAGTTCGACGAGCTGTGGGAGTGGGACGAGAAGACCAAGGGCGACTATGACTCCAACGACTGGGATTACCTGACGCTGGAGGAGAGCAGCAAGGTCTGGATCGACCACTGCACCTTCAACAAGGCCTACGATGGCCTCGTCGACTCGAAGAAGGGCACCTCGGGCGTGACCATCTCCTGGTCCACGTTCAAGGGGGATGACGGCAGCGCGACCAGCTTCGTGGCCAGGCAGTTCGATGCGCTCGAGGCCAACAAGTCCGCCTACCCGATGTACAACCACCTGCGCGGCAGCGCGGTGGGCCTGAGCAAGCAGGACATCATCGCGATCGCGGGCGCGCAGAAGAAGGGCCACCTGGTCGGCTCGACGGAGTTTGCCTCGGACAACCCGAACCTCTCCATCACGCTGCACCACAACTACTACAAGGACATCCAGGACCGCATGCCCCGCCTGCGCGGCGGCAACGCGCACGCCTACAACATCGTCATGGACAGCGCGGGAGCCTGGGCCGCCAAGTCGAAGATCACCTCGGCCATGGCCACCGCCATCTCCTCCAAGGGCTACCACTTCACCGTGACGAGCAACGGCGCGATCTCCACCGAGAGCGGCGCCGTCCTGGTCGAGAAGTCGCACATCATCGACGTCCAGTACCCGGTGCGCAACAACCAGACGGATCCCGAGGATGCAAGCTATACGGGGAAGATCCGCGCCATCGACACGATCGACTCCCTCAATGGGGTGGCCTTCCGGGGAAGCAGCGACGCCTCCGGCAGCCCGCTCAGCCCGGTACCCGCTGACGTGAAGGACTTCTCCTGGAATGGCTTCTCCACCCTGCCCTACAGCTATACGCCGGAGGATCCGTCGACCCTCAAGAGCCGGCTGACGGCCGCCGATGGAGCGGGCGCTGGGAAGCTCACCTGGACGAAGAGCCAGTGGCTGAAGACCAGCTACTAG
- a CDS encoding glycoside hydrolase family 6 protein, protein MQQKHSNIRGLALKSLAFLQMALCGGVASAQTHVDNPFESASAYINPDYAAQVDSSIAKTTDSTLAAKMRTVKTYPTYVWLDRIAAIHGGTANGGRKSLRDHLDLALAQKKAGQPITASFVIYDMPGRDCHALASNGELPLTAEGLQRYKTEYIDPITAIFADPKYQDIRIVTALEPDGLPNLVTNLQDPACAQANSSGIYVAAAQYAMNKLHAIPNVYIYMDLGHSGWLGWDDNRQKTIALYTSVVGATTAGLSSVDGFVTNTANYTPLAEPNLVNPNVTVGGQPLRSAKYYEWNPNFDETDFAASLYTGFTSAGWPASIGFLIDTSRNGWGGPNRPTGASGTTVDTYADSGRIDRRAHRGLWCNQAGTGMGQPPQPTPAGYSASHLDAFVWVKPPGDSDGASKYIPNNEGKGADPMCDPEFTTQYNTKTGSLPNAPLSGHWFHEQFTMLVQNAYPSIPQTAGDNDPALPPTSLTATPGNKQVTIGWSASFGATSYTVKRGTASTGPFATVASVTGTSYTNTGLTNGTTYYFVVSASNAKGESPNSSAVSATPAEQVLSAPSSLTAAAAGSSLISLGWTGSANATGYNIYHSTSPSVALTAANRVGTSSTTSFTHTGLLPGTTHYYKVTASNAALESAGSNESSATTQAASVGALSVLYRDGNNNSPTTNQFRPHLRVKNGGTTSVSLADIKVRYYISLDGAAGLQINCDWALPGCSSLSFQSGQLSAPRPGATHYIEISFLSGTLAAGQDTGDIQLRVNNTSWSNFNEADDYSFKAGQTAYGDNSNITVYRNGTLAGGIEP, encoded by the coding sequence ATGCAACAAAAGCATTCCAACATCCGCGGCCTGGCGCTGAAGTCCCTGGCATTCCTGCAAATGGCACTCTGTGGAGGAGTCGCCTCCGCGCAGACGCATGTGGACAATCCGTTCGAGAGCGCGAGCGCCTACATCAATCCCGACTACGCGGCGCAGGTCGACAGCTCGATCGCCAAGACGACCGACAGCACGCTGGCCGCGAAGATGCGCACGGTCAAAACGTATCCGACCTATGTCTGGCTGGACCGCATCGCGGCGATTCACGGCGGCACCGCGAACGGCGGCCGCAAGAGCCTGCGTGACCACCTCGACCTGGCGCTGGCCCAGAAGAAGGCCGGCCAGCCCATCACCGCGAGCTTCGTCATCTACGACATGCCAGGGCGCGACTGCCATGCGCTGGCGTCCAACGGCGAGCTGCCGCTGACGGCGGAGGGCCTGCAGCGCTACAAGACAGAGTATATCGACCCCATCACGGCCATCTTCGCCGATCCGAAGTACCAGGACATCCGGATCGTCACGGCGCTCGAGCCGGACGGCCTGCCCAACCTGGTGACCAACCTGCAGGACCCGGCGTGCGCCCAGGCCAACTCCAGCGGCATCTACGTGGCGGCCGCGCAGTACGCCATGAACAAGCTGCACGCCATCCCCAACGTCTACATCTACATGGACCTCGGCCACTCGGGCTGGCTGGGCTGGGATGACAACCGTCAGAAGACCATCGCGCTCTACACCTCCGTGGTGGGTGCGACGACGGCGGGGCTGTCCAGCGTGGATGGCTTCGTGACCAACACGGCCAACTACACGCCGCTCGCGGAGCCGAACCTGGTGAACCCGAACGTGACCGTGGGCGGGCAGCCGCTGCGGTCGGCGAAGTACTACGAGTGGAACCCCAACTTCGACGAGACCGACTTCGCGGCCTCCCTCTACACCGGCTTCACGTCCGCGGGCTGGCCGGCCAGCATCGGCTTCCTCATCGACACCTCGCGCAACGGCTGGGGTGGACCCAACCGGCCGACGGGCGCCTCCGGCACCACGGTCGACACGTACGCCGACTCCGGCCGCATCGACCGGCGCGCCCACCGCGGCCTCTGGTGCAACCAGGCCGGGACTGGCATGGGGCAGCCGCCCCAGCCGACTCCGGCTGGCTATAGCGCTTCTCACCTGGATGCCTTCGTCTGGGTCAAGCCGCCGGGCGATTCGGACGGCGCGAGCAAGTACATCCCGAACAACGAGGGCAAGGGCGCCGACCCGATGTGCGACCCGGAATTCACCACGCAGTACAACACGAAGACCGGCTCCCTGCCGAACGCGCCGCTGTCCGGCCACTGGTTCCACGAGCAGTTCACGATGCTGGTGCAGAACGCCTATCCCTCCATCCCGCAGACCGCCGGAGACAATGACCCGGCCCTTCCGCCCACGAGCCTGACGGCCACCCCGGGCAACAAGCAGGTGACGATCGGCTGGAGCGCTTCGTTCGGCGCGACGAGCTACACCGTCAAGCGGGGCACCGCCAGCACCGGACCGTTCGCGACGGTGGCCTCCGTCACGGGGACGAGCTACACCAACACCGGCCTGACCAATGGCACCACCTATTACTTCGTGGTCAGCGCGTCCAACGCCAAGGGTGAGAGCCCCAACAGCAGCGCGGTCTCCGCGACTCCGGCCGAGCAGGTCCTCTCCGCGCCCTCCAGCCTGACCGCGGCGGCGGCCGGCTCCAGCCTGATCTCCCTGGGCTGGACGGGCTCCGCCAACGCCACCGGCTACAACATCTATCACTCCACCTCGCCGAGCGTGGCCCTCACCGCGGCGAACCGGGTGGGCACCAGCTCCACCACCAGCTTCACCCACACGGGCCTGCTGCCTGGCACGACCCACTACTACAAGGTGACGGCCTCCAACGCCGCCCTCGAGTCCGCCGGGTCGAACGAGTCCTCCGCCACGACGCAGGCCGCCAGCGTGGGCGCCCTCTCCGTCCTCTACCGCGACGGGAACAACAACTCCCCGACCACCAACCAGTTCCGCCCCCACCTCCGGGTGAAGAACGGCGGCACCACGTCGGTCAGCCTGGCCGACATCAAGGTCCGCTACTACATCTCGCTGGACGGCGCGGCCGGCCTGCAGATCAACTGCGATTGGGCCCTCCCGGGCTGCTCGAGCCTGAGCTTCCAGTCCGGGCAGCTCTCCGCTCCGCGGCCTGGCGCCACCCACTACATCGAGATCAGCTTCCTCAGCGGCACCCTGGCGGCGGGCCAGGACACGGGTGACATCCAGCTGCGCGTGAACAACACGTCCTGGTCGAACTTCAACGAGGCGGATGACTACTCGTTCAAGGCCGGGCAGACGGCCTATGGCGACAACAGCAACATCACCGTCTACCGCAACGGCACGCTGGCGGGTGGTATCGAGCCGTAG
- a CDS encoding MFS transporter: MAAMREAGLGSKGWGDLLAEGRLPRFALICLGVWLNAADALVTATIMPSVGADLGGYAYFSWSVAGFLVGAILAGASAGRLAELFGLRRASALAGLVCMAGCVMSAVAPDVGLFLAGRVVQGMSCGWVSGFSMVAVALLFPERHLARVFASISGVWGVATVLGPLVGGLFAEAGAWRGVFWLFAVQALAFSAAALWLLRGSARPAGGAGIPWTQLAVLTLGVGAIAVADVIRHPWTALGLVAAGVALLGLVLRIDARARVRLLPRQAGDLRTIVGAGYSAMFWMTAASMGFAVYGPAILQTLRGMSPLWAGYVIGVESIAWTLAAFAVASVSERWEAFWVRLGAVCLVLSLVILTGFMGGGSLAWVLVGGALLGAAFGFSWSFMTRRIMAALSDEERAMGTSATIAIRQTGASAGAAISGAAANVVGFSSGLTVHTAQAASIWVFASVIPLALIGGWAAFRLTGQNAQDRHRREG, from the coding sequence ATGGCCGCGATGCGCGAGGCGGGGCTGGGTTCGAAGGGTTGGGGAGATCTGCTGGCCGAGGGGCGGCTGCCCCGTTTCGCGCTGATCTGCCTGGGCGTCTGGTTGAACGCCGCCGACGCGCTGGTCACCGCCACCATCATGCCGAGCGTGGGCGCGGACCTGGGCGGCTATGCCTATTTCAGCTGGTCGGTGGCCGGGTTCCTGGTGGGCGCGATCCTGGCGGGCGCGAGCGCCGGGCGGCTCGCGGAGTTGTTTGGCCTGCGCCGGGCCAGCGCGTTGGCGGGGCTGGTCTGTATGGCTGGTTGCGTCATGAGTGCGGTCGCGCCCGATGTGGGGCTCTTCCTGGCGGGACGTGTGGTGCAAGGGATGAGCTGTGGTTGGGTGTCGGGCTTCTCCATGGTGGCCGTGGCCCTGCTGTTTCCGGAGCGGCACCTCGCCCGGGTGTTCGCGTCCATTTCCGGGGTGTGGGGGGTCGCCACGGTGCTGGGGCCGCTGGTGGGCGGGCTCTTCGCGGAAGCGGGCGCCTGGCGCGGCGTGTTCTGGCTGTTCGCCGTGCAGGCCCTGGCCTTCAGCGCGGCGGCGCTCTGGCTGCTGCGCGGCTCGGCCCGGCCCGCTGGCGGCGCGGGCATTCCGTGGACGCAGCTCGCGGTGCTCACCCTCGGGGTCGGCGCCATCGCCGTGGCCGATGTCATCCGGCATCCCTGGACGGCGCTGGGCCTGGTGGCGGCGGGCGTCGCGCTCCTCGGCCTGGTGTTGCGCATTGACGCCCGCGCGAGGGTCCGGCTGTTGCCGCGCCAGGCGGGTGACCTCCGTACCATCGTGGGCGCGGGCTATTCGGCCATGTTCTGGATGACGGCGGCGTCGATGGGCTTCGCCGTCTATGGGCCGGCCATCCTGCAGACGCTGCGAGGAATGTCGCCGCTGTGGGCGGGCTATGTGATTGGCGTGGAGTCGATCGCCTGGACCCTGGCCGCTTTCGCGGTGGCGTCCGTGAGCGAGCGCTGGGAGGCCTTCTGGGTGCGCCTGGGCGCGGTCTGTCTGGTGCTCAGCCTGGTGATCCTCACCGGGTTCATGGGTGGCGGGTCCCTCGCCTGGGTGCTGGTGGGGGGCGCGCTGCTGGGGGCGGCCTTCGGCTTCTCCTGGAGCTTCATGACCCGCCGGATCATGGCGGCGCTGTCGGACGAGGAGCGCGCAATGGGCACGTCGGCCACCATCGCCATCCGCCAGACCGGTGCCTCGGCCGGCGCGGCGATCTCGGGCGCGGCGGCGAACGTGGTGGGCTTCTCGTCGGGCCTGACGGTACACACCGCGCAAGCGGCGTCCATCTGGGTGTTCGCCAGCGTCATCCCGCTGGCGCTGATCGGCGGCTGGGCAGCGTTCCGGTTGACCGGCCAGAATGCCCAGGACCGCCATCGCCGTGAGGGATGA